In candidate division TA06 bacterium, one genomic interval encodes:
- a CDS encoding peptidylprolyl isomerase: protein MKKIYLAGGLLLLALTSSLYAQPAGDGVVTVVDEQPILQSELDKQVTLLKLQLNQNSVPEDSLKKLAMERLIEVRLLMLQAKKESLDVTGAEVEEALNKSIGEMKSQFPSEEAFNAQLKAEATNVEKLKAKHRPDAKNQLLMQKLIDKNIRARVTPPTEKEVTDFYASHKDSIPPEPEKAEVAWIVIVPKPGAAAKTAAIARYNEVMAKLNAKKNFAALAKKYSQDQGSAVNGGDLGWFGRNQMVPEFEKAAFGAKIGQITETDTRYGRHIIKVLEKKGDQVHAAHILISPIPTEADLVKARKLAAGLYRRVTAEKEDFGRVAKTYSDDPMSKENNGLLGLVPVEAFPDAIKAELASMQEGDISEAVESENGLTILKLIKRVTAREPTYENVKKDLTEYLKNKKMQEALEVYLKDLKTKYVIERK from the coding sequence CCTGCAAAGCGAGCTGGACAAGCAGGTCACGCTTTTAAAGCTGCAGCTCAACCAGAACAGCGTGCCCGAGGACTCCCTGAAAAAACTGGCTATGGAGAGACTGATCGAAGTGAGGCTGCTGATGCTTCAGGCCAAGAAGGAATCGCTGGACGTCACCGGCGCCGAAGTGGAGGAGGCTTTGAACAAGAGCATCGGCGAGATGAAATCCCAGTTTCCCAGCGAAGAAGCGTTCAATGCCCAGCTTAAGGCCGAGGCCACCAATGTCGAAAAGCTGAAAGCCAAGCACCGGCCCGACGCCAAGAACCAGCTTTTGATGCAGAAGCTGATCGACAAGAACATCCGGGCCCGGGTTACGCCGCCCACCGAGAAAGAAGTGACGGACTTTTACGCCAGCCACAAGGACTCCATTCCGCCGGAACCGGAGAAGGCCGAGGTGGCCTGGATCGTGATCGTTCCCAAGCCGGGGGCCGCGGCCAAGACGGCGGCCATCGCCCGCTATAACGAAGTTATGGCCAAGCTAAATGCCAAGAAGAATTTTGCCGCTTTGGCCAAGAAATATTCCCAGGATCAGGGCTCGGCCGTCAACGGCGGCGACCTGGGCTGGTTCGGCCGCAACCAGATGGTGCCCGAGTTTGAGAAGGCCGCCTTCGGCGCCAAGATCGGCCAGATCACCGAGACCGACACCCGCTACGGCCGGCACATCATCAAAGTGCTGGAGAAAAAGGGCGACCAGGTGCATGCCGCCCATATCCTGATCTCTCCCATTCCCACCGAGGCCGACCTGGTTAAAGCTCGCAAGCTGGCTGCCGGGCTTTACCGCCGTGTGACCGCCGAAAAGGAGGATTTCGGCCGGGTGGCCAAGACCTACTCCGACGACCCCATGTCCAAGGAGAACAACGGACTGCTGGGCCTGGTGCCGGTGGAGGCCTTCCCCGACGCCATCAAAGCCGAGCTGGCCTCCATGCAGGAAGGCGATATCAGCGAGGCAGTGGAAAGCGAGAACGGGCTTACCATTCTCAAGCTTATCAAGCGGGTAACGGCCAGGGAGCCCACCTACGAGAACGTGAAGAAAGATTTGACGGAGTATTTGAAAAACAAGAAGATGCAGGAGGCCCTGGAGGTCTATTTGAAGGACCTGAAGACCAAGTATGTGATCGAGAGGAAGTAG
- a CDS encoding type II toxin-antitoxin system prevent-host-death family antitoxin — translation MPMIKPISDLRNKANQISKIAHSTGQPIFITKNGEGDMVVMSLAHYGDIQRKLELYGKLAVAQAQKAGGDKGRELSVVMKDLRRKLNEKA, via the coding sequence ATGCCGATGATAAAACCTATTTCCGATCTCAGAAACAAGGCTAATCAGATATCAAAGATAGCCCACAGCACCGGGCAGCCGATCTTCATTACCAAGAACGGGGAAGGCGATATGGTGGTGATGTCTTTGGCCCATTACGGGGACATTCAACGCAAGCTGGAGCTGTACGGAAAGCTGGCCGTGGCCCAGGCCCAAAAAGCCGGGGGAGACAAGGGCCGGGAGCTTTCTGTTGTAATGAAGGACCTGCGCCGGAAGCTGAATGAAAAGGCGTAG
- a CDS encoding type II toxin-antitoxin system RelE/ParE family toxin has protein sequence MYVMAESPAAAQVLAERMEKQLSLLSGQPLMGQTPGDANLAGMGYRFIVVKNYLVFYTVEENDVLVHRIIHGARDYLNVLQ, from the coding sequence ATGTATGTAATGGCCGAAAGCCCGGCCGCGGCTCAGGTTCTGGCTGAAAGAATGGAGAAACAACTATCCTTGCTGTCCGGCCAGCCGTTAATGGGCCAAACGCCCGGTGACGCTAATCTGGCAGGGATGGGATACCGGTTTATCGTGGTCAAGAATTATTTAGTATTTTATACGGTGGAAGAGAATGATGTGCTTGTGCACCGGATAATACACGGAGCCAGGGATTATTTAAATGTATTGCAGTAA
- a CDS encoding 4Fe-4S dicluster domain-containing protein has protein sequence MPEKTVYSLARAQASDLIASLLKSQNEVWAPAKGESGDTFLSRIESAKQMAPEYVNGFLGAKRYVFPQLEELFRFKKGKNGTTLQTGSEQPRAVIWGIRPCDMSAVHYFDSFFGTDAKSGPDWKSGDPLPDPLYKKRRERAVFITLACNQAGPKCFCICTDSGPFLSQGYDIQLTDLGTYYLAEVGSPKGEEFVKEFKTLFGTGDENDMKLRRKLEVEAEKTFQQPVSFFAKAMRKMDAGKVDQKFWEKVGGYCIGCGGCIYVCPMCSCFDVDDRMESDTEGLRYRSWDTCDFAGFTREVSGHNPRVSKADRRKRWFYHKLSMDYLEKNPVIGCVGCGRCVITCPGEVDMATVVRWMRKADSESPNS, from the coding sequence ATGCCGGAAAAGACGGTTTATTCTTTGGCCAGGGCCCAGGCGTCGGATCTCATCGCCAGTCTGCTGAAATCCCAGAACGAGGTGTGGGCTCCGGCGAAGGGAGAGAGCGGCGACACCTTTTTGTCGCGGATAGAATCGGCCAAGCAGATGGCCCCCGAATATGTCAACGGATTTTTGGGGGCCAAGCGCTATGTGTTCCCGCAGCTGGAGGAGCTGTTCCGTTTCAAGAAGGGCAAGAACGGAACCACCCTGCAGACCGGATCGGAACAGCCCCGGGCGGTGATCTGGGGGATCCGGCCCTGCGACATGTCGGCGGTCCATTATTTTGATAGCTTCTTCGGGACGGACGCTAAATCCGGTCCCGATTGGAAATCGGGAGATCCCTTGCCGGATCCATTGTATAAAAAGCGCCGGGAGCGAGCGGTGTTCATCACCCTGGCCTGCAACCAGGCCGGCCCAAAATGCTTCTGCATCTGCACCGACTCCGGGCCGTTCCTCTCCCAGGGCTATGATATCCAGCTGACCGATCTGGGTACATATTATCTGGCAGAAGTGGGAAGCCCCAAGGGCGAAGAATTCGTGAAGGAATTCAAGACCTTGTTCGGCACCGGAGACGAGAACGACATGAAGCTCCGGCGGAAGCTGGAGGTCGAGGCCGAGAAGACCTTCCAGCAGCCGGTCAGTTTTTTCGCCAAGGCCATGCGCAAAATGGACGCCGGCAAGGTGGACCAGAAATTCTGGGAGAAGGTCGGCGGGTACTGCATCGGCTGCGGGGGCTGTATCTACGTCTGCCCCATGTGCAGCTGTTTTGACGTGGACGACAGGATGGAATCCGATACCGAAGGCCTGCGCTACCGCAGCTGGGATACCTGCGACTTTGCCGGGTTCACCCGCGAGGTCTCCGGCCATAACCCCCGGGTCTCCAAAGCCGACCGCCGGAAGCGGTGGTTCTACCATAAGCTGTCCATGGATTATCTGGAGAAGAACCCGGTGATCGGCTGCGTGGGCTGCGGCCGCTGCGTGATCACTTGCCCCGGGGAGGTGGACATGGCCACGGTGGTGCGCTGGATGCGGAAGGCGGATTCCGAAAGCCCTAATTCCTAA